Genomic segment of Panicum virgatum strain AP13 chromosome 2K, P.virgatum_v5, whole genome shotgun sequence:
CGAGAATGATGTGCTTCAGCAAGCTGTTTGGAACATCCTTCACAATGTGCCACTTGACAGGGAAACAACCAGTCCACTTATCCTGTTGCCAATGCTCCACTGTTTTGTTAAAATCAACGCGACCCACCATCTCAGCGAGGCCAACAAACTGACCACTGGCATTCACCTGGAAAATTAGAACATGTTGCAAGCATTAGCAGAGTGAATAATTTCGAATTTAAGAGCATCAATAGAAAAAGTTATGAGTTACTTTAAAAAGAAATATATTACTTACAGAGAAAAGAAGGAAGACAGGAGATTCACATGATTTTTCTTTAGCCTCTTGATAAGCGGCATCAAGCTTCTTATTACCATTGGGGGTGCTAGCCCACACATTGTACTTAATGCTTTTGTGAACATCATCCTCACTGTATGATTTAATAATAAAGAATTTAGCATCTGAGTATGTTTCCGCAAAGTCAGGCAGGTTATACTGATTCTTCACGGCAGCATGTGAGCCATTAGTAGCCGGAAGGTCCTGCTCTTTTGCAGGCACTTCAGTAGTAGCTCCAAGCCATTGCTGACTTTTGTACAGACCACTTCTTGGCCCTCTTTTCAGctcattgaaaccatctaggcTTCCATTGCCATAAGCATAGTACCCATTATCTCTGCTTCTGGGCCTGTACTTTCCATCATACAGCCCATTCCATCCACCATATAACCCAGAACTATACATATGCGATCCATACCAAAGGCCAGGTCCATATGAGTCGTACCCATAGATTCCATTAGCTGAGTAAATCGATGGGGATCCCATTGGTGAAGTTGGCGTCTGCAGGCCCAACAAGAAATAATCTTATGGTTACAAAGGTTTATTAAACTCCAATATAGTAAATCCCAGCAGTTGCTTGGGATCAGGAAACACAACCACTACAGAACCTAGTTGGCCATGCAACTCAATGCAATGCCAAGCCCACAGTGATAACTAACAAACAGATTCATGGAAAAGCACCCCCAAAAAGTTAACACTCCTTAACCAAGAAACAGCAAATATCATGAGTAGGATCAACCAAAAAATATACTAATAAAACAGTTGAACCAAAATAAAGTCAGCATATGGCACAACAACTCTATCCTGAATGAACCAAACTAAAACAATTTTAGTAAACATCAAGAGCAACAAAGCTTACCATGAGATGAGGATACTGTCTCGTGTTTTGATTCCTAGACTGACCCTTGGTTTTAGTATTGAAAGCGGTTGAATTGCGATTGCTGGGAAGTTTTTGCTGCTTGTCAGAGAACATCTCGCTACTGTAATACGGATAGGCTGACCAGTTAGTCTGGTTCTGGTAGCTACCAGAACGAGCACTAGATCGGCCATACGAACCATTGGAAACTGGCCGGTCTGACTTCAGGGACGAGTTCGAATTTTTCAGACTCTTCACCCCATCAATGCCGTTAGTGGAGACATCCCCTTGTGGCGATGGAGTGACCTTTTCACTTTTAACATTGGATGACAGCTTGTCAGTGGAATTCTGCTGCTTGTTGTATGTCGATGGGTACTGGTAATTCTGAGACCCATAAATCTGACCATCATGCCCCAACGCTGCAACACCATATGGAGCATAGCCATAGTACATATCAGCATAGGCACCCTACACATTCCAATGAATATAGCATTATTATCaatccaaatacacccaaacacatGAAAATCAGGAGGATTATTCAATCCGAATTGAGTCCAAAGTTGAAAAACATAATTTGGAGAATTATTCAATCTGAATGCATTCGAAGGACCAAGCACATGACAATTAGATCCTTAGGTCCCCCAAACAATATATCAAACAAAGAAGATTCACTCACAGAAGTTGGTGTCTGTGCTCCCTCATGGCTCAAGTATGTGGAGTAATCCCCCCAGCCACCATAGGCTGCAGATTATCAAAAAACAAGGAGAATGAACAAACTGCTTGCATAACATTTCACTACGATTTCAAGCCCCGAACACTGAGAGCTCAAAAGATCATTACCTCCGTAGGCGTAAGCTGGGTAAGCACCATAGTACATGCTCGCGTCCTTGTAGTCCTGCACCTGTAAAGTCTCCACCTCCTGCTGCAGGCTCCCTACGGCCGCCACCACGCCCTTCGCCGGAACCTGAAACAACACCACAGATCAACCAGCCTAAATTCCAATCCACGCACACAGAAAGTCAAGGATCACTCGGTGGTCGGAGGAATTCGCGCGGGCCTTACCTTCTCCTTGGTCGCCAAGACGTCGCCAGTTGTGTCCAGAGCCTCTGGAGAAACAAAGGTCAAGGCAAACCAAAAGCCAACACATCGGGAAATGGATTTCACCACTCAACTCATGCTCCAACCAACGAAACACGCATGAATCACATCACCGATAGAGCAAGAGCCTCAAACATCGAAAAAAAATCCATTTTTTCCACCAAACATTAGTGCATCGATCCCGAATTCAATCGCCGCGGCAAGGAACGCAGAGAAACACACGAACGGGGGGATCAAACGCACCAACAACCCCGCCTCACCCGAAAACAAACCACGCACAGAGCCCAAAAGATTCGAACCTTCCACGAGCAAAACCCCTCAAAAACACTGAGGAAAGGAGGCGCGAAAGCCAGATACCGCGAGATCCGCGCGAGCATCAAGAACTCTGAACCGAGAAAAACGAGAGAACGACGGAGGAAGAGAGGAATCACAGTAGGGTTTAAGGAtacggtcggcggcggcggtggcggcggcggccatgttgGGAGGTcttgctagggtttgggtggggGCAAAACGGGGAGGggggaaagagagggagggaaccGAGAGGGCTGCTCTTAAATAATTAGCGGCCCAGATCTGATCGCCCCTATCATTATTATCCTTTTTCTGCTCTctattatttttcttcttctatacAATAATCAATGATGATGAAATTTTTCAcccaatttttttatattttcaaaagaTTGGAACTAAAGAAATTATAATAGTTTAGTTAAACTAACAACTATGTTATAATAACGTGCCATGACGACAGTACGTGTTTATATTCTAGAAATGATATTTATTTTACTTAATTAATATGATTTGTAGAATATCTTAGCAACATCTCACAAGGAAAAGATGACTTAATAGGAACATAAATGTCTATGGATCCATAATCACTCAACCCACAAGGTGGAACGTTCtagaaatattgccaaatgcatttTTTCTAGTACATTTGGGCAACAATAATTCTGATTAAGAATAAAATTGATTCTCTTTGTTATTCTCTCACACCCAAAAGATGATTAATACTAAGGCCTAAAGCCCTAAAGTACCAGTAGCAGTATTCTCCTTTTCAACCCCTCGGTCAAACTTGATGGCCACCTGTCTTGTTCACTAGCAGTTGGCCTCGTGTTGACTAGTCAACTCACTAGGCCTCGAAGCATCTGTTTTGGCCATTTTAGCTTGGAGGAAAATAGGAGCCCAACAAATGTGACTTCACAGCCACAGGATTACTAACACCTCAAAAAAAAGACAAgatattttcttaaaaaaagatTGTTTACTGTACCTCGAATTAGGAAAATAAACCTGGTGAAAATAGTTAATAAAAACATCAAGAAATTCAAGTTCACCGATCTTCTGTCGTCATATTAAAACCTGCAGCAATTAATTTGTTTGCCTCCCACATGGTTGTGGCAGTATGTACACTGCTATCAATTTGCGTGATGGTGGGAGCTATGTATTTTTTTCCATCATGTGGAAGGTGTGCAAATAAAGTTGGGAGTTGAGGTGGCTAGCATCTCAAGTGAAAGCCATGAGCAGGGTTCACCTAactggtgggaaccggtccgatCCGGACCGgtctaaatttaaaatttaaatctaaattcaaaaaatgaaaaatttctaaaaaattcttaaaaatacttcaaggtgcgacgaatctaatggagtaaaattttctcaaaaattcgttcatttagtatagtttacggggatttaaagttaaacaaaaaaacgtgcatacaaaagtatacaaatacaatataaaaatagtacaaaagagggttggagggttcatttagactaaaatatgttatacaaatatttatttagtatcctttgtgggcatttgaatttaaaccaaaaaagaaaaaaatttgaatttgaccggttaccagtcaaaccggccggtaaaccggtcaaaccggccggtataccggtctaaccagccggtataccggtacgaaccggttgaactgcgccatttgaattcaaatttgaattccaccggttccgaccggtaaccggccaaaccggaccggtataccggtaccggagcccggcggttaccggagaCCGGTCGGAAATTAAAACCCTAGCCATGACACACCATGACACTGTGAGTATGTGACCTTTCCTGTGGTCATATTCTTATGGTAGTGTTTAGTTccgttgcaaaatttttttaaaggaatcttattaatttgaagtactaaatgaagtctatttataaaactttttgcacggatgggttgtaaatcgcgggacgaatctaatgatgctaattaatccataattaattaataattagtggatggtactgtagcatcactattgcaaatcatggattaaataggctcCAAGCTTATTAAAACGATAAATCGACGAAACGAATGGAGGGTAGATTTTAATGAAACGATGGACGTTTTAACGTTTAAACGGACGTTTTAACGTTTAAACGTCTGTTTCACAAGAACGTTTTCTCGTGAAAACGTCGTTTCACGTCGTGAAAACGTCGTTTTAATAACCAggataggctcattagattcgtctcgtgtttacagcccatccatggaaaaggttttataaatagacttcatttagtactccatgtatgtgtcgaaatatttgatgtaacgtttttttgtgtttacggggtttacaGGGTCGGATAACAGGGCCTATATATGATTCCCTCGGCTCGGTGGCCTCTCGGCGTGGCCACgatagtaaaaaaaaattacagcgtCCGATGGTAAATCTGCGGCTGACATTCGCAGTACTGTAGCGGTAAAAATCTTCACACATCTTTTTCCTCCCACCGCCATCTCGTGCTCCCTgctctcctccccgccgccgacccacctctcctcctccctgccatccccatccccggctcctcctcctcctcctccttcctcctccccgccgccgacgcagcaaacgagctcggcgccggcgccatgcGGGCCGTCCTCCTCTTtttcccctcctccttcccgCCGCCGTCAGAGCGCCGCTCGCGCGTCGCCATACCCGtctccgctcctcctccttcccaccGCCTCCTACCCGCCGCCGACAAGGGCAACCgaggtcggcgccggcgccgcggcgccgcgggaCCTCGTCCTcctttccccctcctcctcggcggcttgaaggatgtcacgtttgacaagaataagctatgtaaagcatgtcaagccgggaagcaagtcgcaacacatcatcccatcaagacgatgttgtctacctccaagacGCTCGAGCTGCTTCACATGGAtttctttggtccaactacatacaagagcattggtggtaacctctattgcctagtaattgttgatgatttttcacgttacacttggcttatgtttctaggcgataagggtgaaactccggaactcttcaagacatttgcaagaagagctcaaagggagtacaactgcccaattgtgaagatccggagtcaCAAcagcaccgagttcaagaatatgaagattgaagaatggtgcgatgaagagggcatcaagcatgagtttttcGCCACCTAcatgcctcaacaaaatggagtggtggaaagaaagaacaagacactcatcaccctagcaagagcaatgttggatgattatggcacgttcgagaagttttgggcggaagcaatcaacacggcgtgtcatgcatccaaccgagtgtatccccaccgactcctcaagaaaactccatatgagctcatcaccgggaggaaatcaaatatatcctactttcgagtctttggttgcaaatgcttcatttacaagaagaaaaggctcggtaagtttgagagtagatgtgatgaaggtttctttcttagttatgcatcaaactccaaagcatatagagtattcaatcaaacctccgggttagttgaagaaacatgtgatgtggagattgatgaatctaatggctcccaagaggaggttgttggctatgataATATAGGTGATgatgagattgatgaagctttgaagaagatgtccattggggatatcaagccggaagaggtgcatgaaggcaatgatcaagggggaggaccttcctcatctacaccaagcacctctacggcaccccaagtgaataaagatcaagacaaagataatacacaacctcaagaagatgtgccaacgccaacaccccaagtccaagaacaagaagagcaaagtgttccaccacaagcacaagtcacacaagatccaccccaacaaggatccacgcaagtaccgctagtgaagcatggccgcatctccaaggattatccaattggtcaaatcattagtagtccttccaagggagtaagaactcgctctaagcatacttcattttgcgaatattactcgtttgtttcttgtattgaacccactagcatagaggaagcacttgaggactcggattgggtgatggccgtgcaagaagaattgaacaacttcacccgcaatgaagtttgggtcctcgaagctcctccgaaagacaagaacatcatcggcaccaagtgggtctttcgaaacaagcaagatgaacatggggtggtgatacgcaacaaaacaagacttgtggcaaaagggttttctcaagttgaAGGTTtagattttggtgaaacctttgctccggtcgcaagacttgaagctatccgcatccttcttgcttactcttcacatcataacattaagttgtatcaaatggatgtgaaaagtgctttcttaaatggcgttattaacgaacttgtttaagttgagcaacctcccgggtttgaagatccgaggaatcctaaccatgtttataggttgcacaaggcactctatgggctcaaacaagctcaatgggcttggtatgagaggcttcgtgacttcctaatcatgcaaggcttcaagatcgggagggtggacacaacgttgttcacaaaagacgtcaacggggatcttttcatttgtcaaatttatgttgacgatattatctttggctcaactaatgattcactaagccatgagtttgctaccatgatgtctagggaattcgagatgtccatgattggcgaattaaccttcttccttggttttcaagtcaaacaaatgaaggaagggacattcatccatcaagaaaaatatactaaagatatcttgaagaggttcaagatggatgagtgcaagccaatcaagactcccatggcaacaaatgggcatctcgacttggatgtggacggtaaattggttgatcaatccctctatcgttctatgatagggtctttgctttaccttaccgcatctaggcccgatataatgtttagtgtgtgcttttgttcccgctttcaagcaaacccaaaggaatcacacctctcggctgtgaataggatccttcggtatctcaagcacaccccaagcataggcttttggtaccccaaaggcgctagcttagatctcttgggatactcggattcggattttgccggaagccgtgtggatcgcaagagtacctccgggggttgccacttgcttgggcgttctctagtttcttggtcgagtaagaagtaaaattccgtggctttgtccaccgcggaagcggaatatatagcggccggtgcatgttgtgcccaaatcctatatatgaagcaaacccttttggactttggtgtgaaactagataggatcccgctcctttgtgacaattaaagtgccgtaaaaattgccaaaaatccggttcaacactctcgcacaaagcatattgatattcgccatcacttcttgcgtgatcacgaagttaaaggagacatatctcttcaaggtgtgagatccgaggagcaattggcggatattttcacaaaacctttagacgagagtacttttgttaggctaaggaatgagcttaatgtattagatgcggcaaacgtcatgtaagttgccttgtcatatagaaaattGCATTCATATAGGACatttgtctaaccttgtcaagatagtgatgaacatgggtcttgcatgagccggtggtcttcgtttcgctcatggcatgaagaatggttcatcatgaagaagcttgccaagggttcaaacttgacaagatagatttaaacttgtgcaatgcatgtgctagtcatatagaatgcatccatgtttatttctaagcattgcattggcattgcatcacggtagtagcatcacaagggagcaaatcacacttcgagaaagaattcatgctaaatatgatatatcatctctacaagggtgataagatcaatgttacgctttcatgcctattgagtcacatcctatcgaacttaaagtttcaatctctaagtgtagcaaaaatggcctctcatgccatatttcaatataatgttttggcgattgatgacacacacaacacttggactaatatgattgttaagatgactattctcaggcttttaggttcaagtgatgacaaagagaagagaggcgtagcaaggcccgaagggccgcccctacgggggttccgctgttaaaccggttgaaccgacgtatggcaaaatgaactcaccggtgcaatcacagagaaggtctgcgggctagggttttacaccggatgaaccgacgctacagaaattatatacgtcggtgcattggcagatgaagaccgaggaaattacatacaccggttgaaccgacgatgcatcggtcaattgcatcggttcagttgtccagagaggtggtttttggaggaacgtgaagaagttacaatcaccggttaaaccgacgctaattttacatacaccggttgattgcattggttaaaccggcgatacaccggttaattgctaacggctagttttttaagtggcagtttacatacaccggttgaaccgatgatggcttttggggtacgtcggattaaccggcgttaagcacatttctgtcagcttttctccaacggctatatttgcttgtgctgcctatatatacccccaaggccgggtcatttgtgtgtgctggagttcaagaaagtatacaagagctaaagatcatctccaaccaccatagagcttcattgtacatcatataggcttaagcacacttgtgagagtgcttagtgcttgtttaggcttagttcttgagagaactagcttgagagaaagccttgctgcggcaagcaccttgtgtacacgtcgtgtgaccctccgacttggtgtggagtggcaacgacactttgtgcggggaaggaggcccctacttggtgttaaagctccaagatagtgaagacggtgccgtggtgacgcttcgagatagacggtggcggtgacctcgtctttgtgacttggcgtcacttagcctttacttgtcgggagccttggaggcgtggcaagacggtgatcaagcgaagagactcggtatcacacttgttctttgtgagcaagtggccgtggatgtagggagggactttggtgtcctaaccgaaccacgttaaatcgtgtgtcttggtgtcttcacgggagtttgcatatcctctcccttaccgctttacttaccgcattatgtttccgcatttactctttcttgcttacctttactttcctagttagtttgattagaattggctataggtggcaagtcttttggggtaagtagagggtagcatagataaacctta
This window contains:
- the LOC120663008 gene encoding YTH domain-containing protein ECT1-like is translated as MAAAATAAADQALDTTGDVLATKEKVPAKGVVAAVGSLQQEVETLQVQDYKDASMYYGAYPAYAYGAYGGWGDYSTYLSHEGAQTPTSGAYADMYYGYAPYGVAALGHDGQIYGSQNYQYPSTYNKQQNSTDKLSSNVKSEKVTPSPQGDVSTNGIDGVKSLKNSNSSLKSDRPVSNGSYGRSSARSGSYQNQTNWSAYPYYSSEMFSDKQQKLPSNRNSTAFNTKTKGQSRNQNTRQYPHLMTPTSPMGSPSIYSANGIYGYDSYGPGLWYGSHMYSSGLYGGWNGLYDGKYRPRSRDNGYYAYGNGSLDGFNELKRGPRSGLYKSQQWLGATTEVPAKEQDLPATNGSHAAVKNQYNLPDFAETYSDAKFFIIKSYSEDDVHKSIKYNVWASTPNGNKKLDAAYQEAKEKSCESPVFLLFSVNASGQFVGLAEMVGRVDFNKTVEHWQQDKWTGCFPVKWHIVKDVPNSLLKHIILENNENKPVTNSRDTHEVKLEQGLQVLKIFKDHVCKTSILDDFGFYDNREKMMQERKAKQQQSLKKVIDVKLPNAADAEKKSLEGETVSTELAKVEVEVLNKEPSLDKGEKNDAKGNGVAPEDLKSPTEKLAGANGC